The following coding sequences are from one Lepisosteus oculatus isolate fLepOcu1 chromosome 19, fLepOcu1.hap2, whole genome shotgun sequence window:
- the LOC107078987 gene encoding interleukin-21 receptor-like has product MLWARSMPFLLWAIYSSTLLTGSSGSNGNDVNLICVNDYRVTVTCTLEVNASHSSTENATYSVEFFSKLEGSMFTCAFKKVMDSYKCTLDVDETFSDVDCYGVTLRHNLAGQLQSTVYEDCYEPELNIQPFPPQDLTVTSASQQYLFTWAGSKYKVYTDYNVLHHELWFYKKENPSMTRTVLHTDAASFIYLNEEVLEPDTVYVAKLRAGPENSYYKGHWSKWSSEVEWRTNSSLDDNPSDRKGNLAVIWQIALSLAAVAVIASCLYCTLPARIWIKSCTSVPTPAPFFQPLYSHYKGDFQKWLLSQGLQGDLIKMEEVLKIDMLIDAKPIKKEESCFLAEPSETICQVTYVNPHCKDKNTLVMWNDDSMHNQAEVLSDNTGSGSPLFLKASFDEMFSSLSLDSSGMMECDSGCEDPTQSLDSSWPHTTLSFEVSTEPESLCYSDDYCTLSDTHNGLVPTRVVKQPSKIMEPDAENPPEMELSKGSDHDCHLQDSPSESDVDSLCQRSL; this is encoded by the exons ATGCTGTGGGCAAGGAGCATGCCTTTCCTCCTCTGGGCGATATACAGCAGCACCCTCCTGACTGGATCCTCTGGATCGAATG GTAACGATGTTAATCTCATCTGTGTGAATGACTACAGAGTTACAGTGACATGCACACTGGAAGTCAATGCCAGTCACTCCAGCACTGAGAATGCCACCTATTCTGTGGAGTTCTTCTCAAAACTTGAAGG ATCTATGTTTACATGTGCATTCAAGAAGGTTATGGACAGTTACAAGTGTACCCTGGATGTTGATGAAACATTTAGTGACGTAGACTGTTATGGTGTAACACTCCGTCACAACCTTGCTGGACAGTTACAATCTACGGTGTACGAAGACTGTTATGAGCCAGAACTAAACA TTCAGCCTTTTCCACCACAAGATCTGACTGTTACCTCAGCCTCACAGCAATACCTTTTCACCTGGGCTGGGAGCAAATATAAGGTGTACACTGATTATAACGTTCTTCACCACGAATTGTGGTTTTACAAGAAAGAAAACCCATCTATG aCGCGCACGGTTCTCCACACTGATGCAGCCAGTTTCATTTACCTTAATGAAGAAGTGCTCGAACCCGATACAGTGTACGTTGCGAAACTGCGCGCCGGTCCTGAAAATTCTTACTATAAGGGACACTGGAGCAAGTGGAGTTCAGAGGTGGAATGGAGGACAAACTCAAGTCTGGATGATAATCCCAGCGACAGAA AGGGAAACCTAGCAGTTATTTGGCAGATAGCCTTATCCTTAGCAGCAGTAGCTGTCATTGCATCATGTTTGTACTGCACTCTTCCTGCAAG GATATGGATAAAATCATGCACCAGTGTTCCAACTCCAGCCCCTTTCTTTCAACCCCTGTACAGCCACTATAAGGGAGATTTTCAG AAATGGCTCCTGTCTCAAGGCCTCCAGGGTGACCTGATCAAGATGGAGGAGGTCTTGAAAATTGACATGCTTATTGATGCCAAGCCcataaagaaagaagaaagctgCTTCTTGGCTGAACCTTCAGAGACCATTTGTCAGGTCACCTACGTCAACCCACACTGCAAAGATAAGAACACTCTGGTCATGTGGAATGATGACAGCATGCACAACCAAGCTGAAGTATTATCAGATAATACTGGCTCAGGTTCGCCCTTGTTCCTGAAAGCCAGCTTTGATGAAATGTTCAGTTCTCTGTCACTGGATTCCTCTGGAATGATGGAGTGTGATTCTGGCTGTGAGGATCCCACACAGAGTCTGGACAGTAGCTGGCCACACACCACCCTCTCCTTCGAGGTGTCTACTGAGCCCGAGAGCCTGTGTTACAGCGATGACTACTGCACCCTCTCCGACACCCACAATGGCCTGGTCCCCACCAGAGTGGTGAAGCAACCCAGCAAGATCATGGAACCTGATGCAGAAAACCCTCCAGAGATGGAACTGTCCAAAGGCAGTGACCACGACTGCCATCTCCAGGATTCCCCCAGCGAGAGCGATGTGGACAGCTTGTGCCAGCGCAGTCTTTGA